In one window of Tellurirhabdus rosea DNA:
- a CDS encoding glycoside hydrolase: protein MKKVVKTIALFGILTAIGCKKPADEPAVNYLKVNVAPQTTFQTITGFGGANRMWGTASLKPAEAAKAFGTGDNELGLSIFRVRLSSNKNEWPIIVEAVKEANKRNVKVLASPWSPPPALKSNNSDVRGTLLPENYKAFKDYINEFLAFMTSNGAKIDVVSIQNEPDWKPTYESCDWTATDMINFLKAPGQIVGAKLAAPESLNFNQQMTNALLSDPEAARKFDIIAGHLYGGGIGRFPLAEQQKKEIWMTEYLLNLDTGNAGAPKWSTYSETAKWTETMKMLTSVHDAMTSNWNAYIWWYLQRYYSFIGDGEEGTTNGEVLRRGSAFSHFSKFVRPGFVRIDTQADGNYFLKITAYQNGPQTVLVVLNTASSTVKNVQFNGLTPKSATAYTTSETATLVKKELTVAAKAVTFDFPGNSVTTLIINN from the coding sequence ATGAAAAAAGTTGTAAAGACAATTGCCCTATTCGGTATCCTGACTGCCATCGGCTGTAAGAAACCAGCCGATGAGCCCGCGGTCAATTACCTGAAGGTCAACGTTGCCCCGCAGACCACCTTCCAGACCATCACGGGTTTCGGTGGAGCGAACCGCATGTGGGGAACAGCCTCCCTCAAACCCGCCGAAGCAGCCAAAGCGTTTGGGACAGGCGATAACGAACTGGGGTTAAGTATCTTTAGGGTCCGCTTGTCTTCCAATAAAAATGAATGGCCGATCATTGTCGAAGCGGTTAAGGAAGCCAACAAACGAAACGTGAAGGTACTGGCTTCGCCCTGGTCTCCACCGCCCGCGCTGAAGAGCAACAACAGCGATGTGCGGGGAACCCTGCTGCCCGAAAACTATAAGGCGTTCAAAGACTACATCAACGAGTTTCTGGCCTTTATGACCAGCAACGGGGCCAAAATCGATGTGGTGTCCATCCAGAACGAACCCGACTGGAAACCCACTTACGAGTCCTGCGACTGGACGGCCACCGACATGATTAACTTCCTGAAGGCACCCGGTCAGATTGTGGGCGCGAAGCTGGCCGCTCCCGAATCGCTGAACTTCAACCAGCAAATGACCAACGCGCTGCTGTCTGATCCTGAGGCCGCCAGGAAGTTCGACATCATAGCCGGACACCTGTATGGCGGAGGTATCGGCAGGTTTCCGCTGGCTGAGCAACAGAAGAAGGAAATCTGGATGACCGAGTACCTCCTGAATCTCGACACCGGAAACGCGGGTGCCCCGAAATGGAGTACGTATTCGGAAACCGCAAAATGGACCGAAACCATGAAGATGCTCACCTCGGTCCACGACGCCATGACCAGCAACTGGAATGCCTACATCTGGTGGTATTTGCAGCGGTATTACTCGTTTATCGGCGATGGGGAAGAAGGAACCACCAACGGCGAAGTGCTCAGGCGGGGCTCGGCTTTTTCGCATTTTTCAAAATTCGTACGGCCGGGCTTCGTGCGAATTGACACACAGGCCGACGGGAATTATTTCCTGAAAATAACGGCCTACCAGAACGGCCCGCAAACCGTTCTGGTCGTGCTCAATACGGCCTCATCGACGGTAAAAAACGTGCAGTTCAACGGTTTGACACCCAAATCGGCCACGGCTTACACTACTTCTGAAACAGCAACCCTGGTGAAAAAAGAGCTGACCGTTGCGGCCAAAGCGGTCACCTTCGACTTCCCCGGCAACAGCGTAACGACTTTGATTATCAATAATTAA